Proteins from a single region of Symphalangus syndactylus isolate Jambi chromosome 12, NHGRI_mSymSyn1-v2.1_pri, whole genome shotgun sequence:
- the IGSF9 gene encoding protein turtle homolog A isoform X2, with protein sequence MVWCLGLAVLSLVISQGADGRGKPEVVSVVGRAGESVVLGCDLLPPAGRPPLHVIEWLRFGFLLPIFIQFGLYSPRIDPDYVGRVRLQKGASLQIEGLRVEDQGWYECRVFFLDQHIPEDDFANGSWVHLTVNSPPQFQETPPAVLEVQELEPVTLRCVARGSPLPHVTWKLRGKDLGQGQGQGQVQNGTLRIRRVERGSSGVYTCQASSTEGSTTHATQLLVLGPPVIVVPPKNSTVNASQDVSLACHAEAYPANLTYSWFQDNINVFHIRRLQPRVRILVDGSLRLQATKPDDAGCYTCVPSNGLLHPPSASAYLTVLYPAQVTAMPPETPLPIGMPGVIRCPVRANPPLLFVSWTKDGKALQLDKFPGWSQGTEGSLIITLGNEDALGEYSCTPYNSLGTAGPSPVTRVLLKAPPAFIERPKEEYFQEVGRELLIPCSAQGDPPPVVSWAKVGRGLQGQAQVDSNSSLILRPLTKEAHGRWECSASNAVARVATSTNIYVLGTSPHVVTNVSVVPLPKGANVSWEPGFDGGYLQRFSVWYTPLAKRPDRMHHDWVSLAVPVGAAHLLVPGLQPHTQYQFSVLAQNKLGSGPFSEIVLSAPEGLPTTPAAPRLSPTEIPPPLSPPRGLVAVRTPRGVLLHWDPPELVPKRLDGYVLEGRQGSQGWEVLDPAVAGTETELLVPGLIKDVLYELRLVAFAGSFVSDPSNTANVSTSGLEVYPSRTQLPGLLPQPVLAGVVGGVCFLGVAVLVSILAACLMNRRRAARRRRKRLRQDPPLIFSPTGKSAAPSALGSGSPDSVAKLKLQGSPVPSLRQSLLWGDPAGNPSPHPDPPSSRGPLPLEPICRGPDGRFVMGPTVAAPQERSGPEQAEPRTPAQRLARSFDCSSSSPSGAPQPLCIEDISPVAPPPAAPPSPLPGPGPLLQYLSLPFFREMNVDGDWPPLEEPSPAAPPDYMDTRRCPTSSFLRSPDTPPVSPRESLPGAVVGAGATAEPPYTALADWTLRERLLPGLLPAAPRGSLTSQSSGRGSASFLRPPSTAPSAGGSYLSPAPGDTSSWASGPERWPRREHVVTVSKRRNTSVDENYEWDSEFPGDMELLETLHLGLASSRLRPEAEPELGVKTPEEGCLLNTAHVTGPEARCAALREEFLAFRRRRDATRARLPAYRQPVPHPEQATLL encoded by the exons GACGAGTCCGGCTGCAGAAGGGGGCCTCGCTCCAGATTGAGGGTCTCCGGGTGGAAGACCAGGGCTGGTACGAGTGCCGCGTGTTCTTCCTGGACCAGCACATCCCTGAAGACGATTTTGCTAACGGCTCCTGGGTGCATCTGACAGTCAATT CGCCCCCTCAATTCCAGGAGACACCTCCTGCTGTGTTGGAAGTGCAGGAACTGGAGCCTGTGACCCTGCGTTGTGTGGCCCGTGGCAGCCCCCTGCCTCATGTGACGTGGAAGCTCCGAGGAAAGGATcttggccagggccagggccagggccag GTGCAGAACGGGACGCTGCGGATCCGCCGGGTAGAGCGAGGCAGCTCTGGGGTCTACACCTGCCAAGCCTCCAGCACTGAGGGCAGCACCACCCACGCCACCCAGCTGCTAGTGCTAG GACCCCCAGTCATCGTGGTGCCCCCCAAGAACAGCACAGTCAATGCCTCCCAGGATGTTTCCTTGGCCTGCCATGCTGAGGCATACCCTGCTAATCTCACCTACAGCTGGTTCCAGGACAACATCAATGTCTTCCACATTAG GCGCCTGCAGCCCCGGGTGCGGATCCTGGTGGACGGGAGCCTGCGGCTGCAGGCCACCAAGCCTGATGATGCTGGCTGCTACACCTGTGTGCCCAGCAATGGCCTCCTGCATCCACCCTCAGCCTCTGCCTACCTCACTGTGCTCT acccagcccaggtgacagctATGCCTCCTGAGACACCCCTGCCCATAGGCATGCCGGGGGTGATCCGCTGCCCGGTTCGTGCCAACCCCCCACTGCTCTTTGTCAGCTGGACCAAGGATGGAAAGGCCCTGCAGCTGGACAAG TTCCCTGGCTGGTCCCAGGGCACAGAAGGCTCACTGATCATCACCCTGGGGAACGAGGATGCCCTGGGAGAATACTCCTGCACCCCCTACAATAGTCTTGGTACCGCCGGGCCCTCCCCTGTGACCCGCGTGCTGCTCAAG GCTCCCCCAGCTTTTATAGAGCGGCCCAAGGAAGAATATTTCCAAGAAGTAGGGCGGGAGCTGCTCATCCCCTGCTCTGCCCAAGGGGACCCTCCTCCTGTTGTCTCTTGGGCCAAG GTGGGCCGGGGGCTGCAAGGCCAGGCCCAGGTGGACAGCAACAGCAGCCTCATCCTGCGACCATTGACCAAGGAGGCCCACGGCCGCTGGGAATGCAGTGCCAGCAATGCTGTGGCCCGAGTGGCCACTTCCACGAACATCTACGTGCTGG GCACTAGCCCTCATGTTGTCACCAATGTGTCCGTGGTGCCTTTGCCCAAGGGTGCCAATGTCTCCTGGGAGCCTGGCTTTGATGGTGGCTATCTGCagagattcagtgtctggtacaCCCCACT GGCCAAGCGTCCTGACCGAATGCACCATGACTGGGTGTCCTTGGCAGTGCCTGTGGGGGCTGCTCACCTCCTAGTGCCAGGGCTGCAGCCCCACACCCAGTACCAGTTCAGCGTGCTAGCTCAGAACAAGCTGGGGAGTGGTCCCTTCAGCGAAATCGTCTTGTCTGCTCCTGAAG GGCTTCCTACCACACCAGCTGCACCCAGGCTTTCCCCAACAGAGATACCGCCTCCCCTGTCCCCTCCGCGGGGTCTGGTGGCAGTGAGGACACCCCGAGGGGTACTCCTGCATTGGGATCCCCCAGAGCTGGTCCCTAAGAGACTGGATGGCTACGTCTTGGAAGGACGGCAAGGCTCCCAGGGCTGGGAGGTGCTGGACCCGGCTGTGGCAGGCACAGAAACAGAGCTGCTGGTGCCAGGCCTCATCAAG GATGTTCTCTACGAGTTGCGCCTCGTAGCCTTCGCGGGCAGCTTCGTCAGCGACCCCAGCAACACGGCCAACGTCTCCACTTCCG GTCTGGAGGTCTACCCTTCGCGCACGCAGCTGCCgggcctcctgccccagcccgTGCTGGCCGGCGTGGTGGGCGGAGTCTGCTTTCTGGGCGTGGCCGTCCTTGTGAGCATCCTGGCCGCCTGCCTCATGAACCGGCGCAgggccgcccgccgccgccgcaaGCGCCTCCGCCAAG ATCCACCTCTTATCTTCTCTCCGACCGGGAAGTCAGCTGCACC CTCTgctctgggctcaggcagtcctgaCAGCGTGGCGAAGCTGAAGCTCCAGGGATCCCCAGTCCCCAGCCTGCGCCAGAGTCTGCTCTGGGGGGATCCTGCCGGAAATCCCAGCCCCCACCCAGATCCTCCATCTAGCCGGGGACCCTTACCCCTGGAGCCCATTTGCCGGGGCCCAGACGGGCGCTTTGTGATGGGGCCCACTGTGGCGGCCCCCCAGGAAAGGTCAGGCCCGGAGCAGGCAGAACCTCGGACTCCAGCCCAGCGTCTGGCCCGGTCCTTTGACTGTAGCAGCAGCAGCCCCAGTGGGGCACCCCAGCCCCTCTGCATTGAAGACATCAGCCCTGTGGCACCCCCTCCAGCAGCCCCACCTAGTCCCTTGCCAGGTCCCGGACCCCTGCTCCAGTACCTGAGCCTGCCCTTCTTCCGAGAGATGAATGTGGATGGGGACTGGCCCCCTCTAGAGGAGCCCAGCCCTGCTGCACCCCCAGATTACATGGATACCCGGCGCTGTCCCACCTCATCTTTCCTTCGTTCTCCAGACACCCCTCCTGTGTCCCCCAGGGAATCACTTCCTGGGGCTGTGGTAGGGGCTGGGGCCACTGCAGAGCCCCCTTACACAGCCCTGGCTGACTGGACACTGAGGGAGCGGCTGCTGCCAGGCCTTCTCCCTGCTGCCCCTCGAGGCAGCCTCACCAGCCAGAGCAGTGGGCGAGGCAGTGCTTCGTTCCTGCGGCCCCCCTCCACAGCCCCCTCTGCAGGAGGCAGCTACCTCAGCCCTGCTCCAGGAGACACCAGCAGCTGGGCCAGTGGCCCTGAGAGATGGCCCCGAAGGGAGCATGTGGTGACAGTCAGCAAGAG GAGGAACACATCTGTGGATGAGAACTATGAGTGGGACTCAGAATTCCCTGGGGACATGGAATTGCTGGAGACTTTGCACCTGGGCTTGGCCAGCTCCCGGCTCAGACCTGAAGCTGAGCCAGAGCTAG GTGTGAAGACTCCAGAGGAGGGCTGCCTCCTGAACACTGCCCATGTTACTGGCCCTGAGGCCCGCTGTGCTGCCCTTCGGGAGGAATTCCTGGCCTTCCGCCGCCGCCGAGATGCTACTAGGGCTCGGCTACCAGCCTATCGACAGCCAGTCCCCCACCCCGAACAGGCCACTCTGCTGTGA